From Anopheles coluzzii chromosome 3, AcolN3, whole genome shotgun sequence, the proteins below share one genomic window:
- the LOC120957977 gene encoding dnaJ homolog subfamily C member 21 yields MKCHYEVLGVTRTADSDEIKKSYRKLALRWHPDKNLDNAEEANQQFLLVQAAYDVLSDPQERAWYDNHREQILRGGHTDYEDSSLDVFPYFTASCYKGFGDDPGGFYAVYAEVFNKLATEEVEFLDTEEEFDEIPKFGNSQSDYETIVRQFYGYWEGFCTKKSYAWLNPHNVAEIRDRRILKAIEKDNKKVQQKARKERNDEIRSLVMFVKKRDKRVQAYKKLLEERATQNRLKSEQKRLEQIRRNQQEIEEQQRNSSSFFNDAYEEQLRKLEATYAEASEEESDDEDGQVNGLEDAMAGLNVSQNENGEESFYVDDLYCVACDKMFTNRSSYENHEASKKHKQNVELLRKEMRKEMEENECKEQTLDPEGGSLSNDDELEIANGTDCDEQPESEVQQEAKPTKSKQKKNKGKKKALSSTTIPVIKSSDDEEHDSATEAGDMIGLRLGRATTAAPSDDDDDWTGGSKKSNRKAKTKGKAADSGPKGKAAKAQAKGEAEPSSVPVATGLSKESGPISDDESTSQSSTENACVTCKEKFTSKNKLFEHLKKTGHSVYIDKLKAAKAVAKGADGVKGGGKRKGK; encoded by the exons ATGAAGTGCCACTACGAGGTGCTCGGAGTTACGCGCACGGCCGACTCGGACGAAATCAAGAAATCGTACCGCAAGCTTGCTCTCCGCTGGCATCCGGACAAAAACCTCGACAACGCAGAGGAGGCAAACCAACAGTTTCTTCTCGTACAGGCTGCGTATGATGTGCTTTCTGATCCGCAGGAAAGAGCATG GTACGACAACCATCGCGAACAGATACTGCGAGGCGGACATACCGACTATGAAGATAGTTCTTTGGATGTGTTCCCTTACTTTACCGCCTCTTGCTACAAGGGCTTCGGGGACGATCCGGGAGGGTTCTACGCCGTGTATGCAGAAGTGTTCAATAAGCTGGCCACGGAGGAGGTGGAATTCCTCGACACCGAGGAAGAGTTCGACGAGATACCTAAGTTCGGTAACTCGCAATCCGATTACGAAACGATCGTGCGCCAGTTTTACGGCTACTGGGAAGGGTTCTGTACCAAAAAAAGCTACGCCTGGCTCAATCCGCACAATGTGGCCGAGATTCGCGACCGTCGGATATTGAAGGCCATCGAGAAGGACAACAAGAAGGTGCAGCAAAAGGCGCGCAAGGAACGAAACGACGAGATTCGCAGCTTGGTAATGTTTGTGAAGAAGCGCGACAAACGGGTGCAGGCGTACAAGAAGCTGCTAGAGGAGCGGGCAACCCAGAACCGGCTGAAGTCGGAACAGAAGCGGTTGGAGCAGATACGCCGCAATCAGCAGGAGATCGAGGAGCAACAGCGCAACTCGTCGAGCTTTTTCAACGACGCGTACGAAGAACAGTTAAG GAAACTGGAAGCAACCTATGCCGAAGCATCGGAGGAAGAGTCAGACGACGAGGACGGGCAGGTGAACGGGCTGGAAGACGCAATGGCCGGCCTAAACGTTAGCCAGAACGAAAATGGGGAGGAAAGCTTCTACGTGGACGATCTGTACTGTGTCGCCTGCGACAAGATGTTCACCAACCGTAGTTCGTACGAAAACCACGAAGCATCGAAAAAACACAAGCAAAACGTTGAGCTGCTGCGCAAGGAAATGCGCAAGGAGATGGAGGAAAATGAGTGTAAAGAACAGACGCTGGACCCGGAAGGGGGCAGCTTATCGAACGACGATGAGCTGGAAATTGCCAACGGAACTGATTGCGATGAGCAGCCCGAATCGGAAGTGCAGCAAGAGGCGAAGCCGacaaaaagcaagcaaaagaaaaacaagggCAAAAAGAAGGCACTCAGCAGCACTACCATACCTGTGATAAAGTCGTCCGACGATGAGGAACACGATTCTGCAACCGAGGCGGGTGATATGATCGGTTTACGGCTGGGACGCGCGACAACTGCCGCACCGagtgacgatgatgacgattgGACCGGTGGCAGCAAGAAATCGAACcgaaaagcaaaaaccaagGGAAAAGCTGCTGACTCGGGTCCAAAGGGCAAAGCGGCCAAAGCACAAGCCAAAGGTGAGGCGGAGCCCTCCTCCGTGCCTGTTGCTACTGGATTGAGCAAAGAGTCGGGCCCCATCTCAGACGACGAGAGCACTAGCCAGTCGAGCACGGAGAACGCATGTGTGACGTGCAAGGAGAAGTTTACCTCCAAGAATAAGCTGTTTGAGCATCTGAAGAAAACTGGCCACAGTGTGTACATTGACAAGCTGAAGGCAGCGAAAGCGGTTGCGAAGGGGGCTGATGGCGTGAAGGGTGGTGGTAAGCGAAAAGGAAAGTGA